A genomic region of Alnus glutinosa chromosome 11, dhAlnGlut1.1, whole genome shotgun sequence contains the following coding sequences:
- the LOC133881866 gene encoding adoMet-dependent rRNA methyltransferase spb1 yields MGKVKGKHRLDKYYRLAKEHGYRSRASWKLVQLDSKFSILRSAHAVLDLCAAPGGWMQVAVQRVPVSSLVLGVDLVPIAPIRGALAIEQDITKPECRSRIKHIMAERGCPAFDLVLHDGSPNVGGAWSQEAMSQNALVIDAVKLATQFLAPKGTFVTKVFRSQDYSSVVYCLKQLFEKVEVDKPAASRSASAEIYVLGLKYKAPAKIDPRLLDVKYLFQGSIEPQRKVVDVLRGTKQKRHRDGYEDGDTTLRKVSSAADFIWSDTPLEILGSVTSITFDDPACLPIKDHELTTEEVKTLCDDLRVLGKQDFKHLLKWRLQIRKALSPTQKANSTTTTNIENENKEDEDDRMLNEMEELTYAMERKKKRTKKLLAKRRAKDKARKSTGMQIDATEDGYIDHELFSLSSIKGKKDLVAVDSTDYDDANGGLKDREKEDTHDAAQEHSSTDIDTDEERRRYDEQMEEFLDQAYDRFVARKEGSTKQRKRAKQAYSENLEDGDGDGDDIIQSDYDSDRDQDDQEKNPLMVPIDEEVQTREEITNKWFSQDIFAEAVEEGDLGDDSDNEMKVDRQEEKLSIPQKSKEKAANPTAGSDRPKLKASKADDDFEVVPAPDTDSSDSSSSDESEDEDVGRKAEILACAKKMLRKKQREQLLDDAYNKYMFHDDNMLPKWFLDEERRHRQPIKPVTKEEVAAIKAQFKEIDARPAKKVAQAKARKKRVAQRKLEGVRKKANVISDQADINDRSKRKQIEQLYKKAMPKRPKKEVVVAKKGVQVKVGKGKVMVDPRMKKDARTRGMGGKPGKGRKGKNVKAQKGKGAQKGKGAQKASATKGKKGNRGKKMGMHD; encoded by the exons ATGGGAAAGGTAAAGGGAAAGCACCGCTTGGACAAGTACTACCGCCTAGCCAAAGAGCATGGCTACCGCTCGCGTGCCTCATGGAAGCTGGTCCAGCTCGACTCCAAGTTCTCCATCCTACGCTCCGCCCACGCCGTCCTCGACCTCTGCGCCGCCCCCGGCGGATGGATGCAGGTCGCCGTCCAGCGCGTTCCTGTCAGCAGCCTCGTACTCGGCGTCGACCTCGTCCCCATCGCCCCCATCCGCGGCGCCCTCGCCATCGAGCAGGACATCACCAAGCCTGAGTGCCGCTCTCGCATCAAGCACATCATGGCCGAGCGCGGCTGCCCCGCCTTCGACCTGGTCCTGCACGACGGCTCGCCCAACGTCGGCGGAGCCTGGTCCCAGGAGGCCATGAGCCAGAATGCGCTTGTCATCGATGCGGTCAAGTTGGCCACGCAGTTCTTGGCTCCCAAAGGCACTTTTGTCACCAAA GTTTTCAGGTCACAAGACTACAGTTCCGTCGTATACTGCCTCAAGCAG TTATTTGAAAAGGTTGAGGTGGATAAGCCAGCAGCTAGCCGTTCCGCGTCTGCAGAGATATATGTTTTGGGTCTTAAGTACAAGGCCCCTGCAAAGATTGATCCACGTCTTCTTGATGTGAAGTATTTATTTCAGGGATCCATAGAACCACAGCGGAAG GTGGTGGATGTACTTAGAGGAACGAAGCAAAAGAGACACCGTGATGG GTACGAGGATGGAGATACAACTTTGAGGAAAGTGTCCTCAGCTGCAGATTTCATTTGGTCTGATACTCCTCTTGAGATCCTTGGTTCTGTTACTTCCATAACCTTTGATGATCCAGCTTGTTTGCCGATTAAGGATCATGAGTTAACAACGGAAGAG GTTAAAACTCTTTGTGATGATCTGCGTGTTCTGGGGAAGCAAGACTTCAAGCATCTATTGAA GTGGCGGCTGCAGATAAGAAAGGCCCTATCTCCTACACAAAAGGCTAATTCTACAACTACCACAAATATTGAAAATGAGAATaaggaggatgaagatgataGAATGCTTAATGAAATGGAGGAGCTGACATATGCTATGGAGcgtaagaagaaaagaacaaagaagcTTCTTGCGAAAAGACGAGCTAAG GACAAGGCACGGAAGTCAACTGGGATGCAAATAGATGCAACGGAAGATGGTTATATTGATCATGAgttgttttctctttcttccaTCAAG GGTAAGAAAGATCTGGTAGCAGTAGACTCCACTGATTATGATGATGCAAATGGTGGCTTGAAGGATCGTGAAAAGGAAGATACCCATGATGCGGCACAAGAGCATTCATCCACCGATATTGACACTGATGAAGAACGCAGAAG ATATGATGAACAAATGGAAGAGTTTCTTGATCAGGCTTATGACCGATTTGTGGCAAGAAAGGAGGGAAGCACAAAGCAGCGTAAGCGTGCAAAACAAGCCTATTCCGAAAATTTGGAG gatggtgatggtgatggtgatgatATTATTCAGTCTGATTATGATTCAGACAGAGATCAGGATGATCAGGAGAAGAACCCTCTCATGGTACCAATTGATGAAGAAGTACAAACACGAGAGGAAATTACAAACAAGTGGTTCAGTCAGGATATCTTTGCTGAAGCTGTAGAAGAGGGAGATTTGGGGGATGATAGTGATAATGAAATGAAGGTAGATAGGCAGGAGGAAAAACTTTCTATCCCACAAAAGTCCAAGGAAAAGGCAGCTAACCCCACTGCAGGGTCTGATCGCCCTAAACTAAAAGCTTCTAAGGCAGATGACGATTTTGAGGTAGTCCCTGCCCCGGATACAGATTCAAGTGACTCCTCCTCCTCAGATGAATCAGAGGATGAAGATGTTGGTAGAAAAGCCGAGATCTTGGCTTGTGCAAAGAAGATGCTGCGGAAAAAGCAAAGGGAGCAGTTACTGGATGATGCCTACAATAAGTACATGTTCCATGACGACAACATGTTGCCGAAATGGTTTTTGGATGAGGAAAGGAGGCACCGCCAACCAATTAAGCCTGTGACCAAGGAGGAGGTTGCTGCAATCAAAGCACAGTTCAAAGAAATTGATGCCCGGCCTGCAAAGAAAGTCGCGCAGGCCAAAGCCCGGAAGAAGCGTGTTGCTCAGAGGAAACTTGAGGGGGTTCGTAAGAAGGCAAACGTAATATCAGACCAAGCAGACATCAATGATCGCTCGAAGAGGAAGCAAATTGAACAATTATATAAGAAAGCTATGCCCAAAAGACCAAAAAAGGAAGTTGTGGTTGCGAAGAAAGGCGTTCAAGTGAAGGTTGGCAAGGGGAAAGTCATGGTTGATCCACGGATGAAAAAGGATGCGAGAACCCGCGGCATGGGTGGGAAGCCTGGAAAAGGCAGGAAGGGAAAGAACGTCAAAGCTCAGAAAGGTAAAGGAGCTCAGAAAGGTAAAGGTGCTCAGAAAGCGTCAGCGACGAAGGGTAAAAAGGGAAACAGAGGAAAAAAGATGGGCATGCATGACTGA
- the LOC133882173 gene encoding probable pinoresinol-lariciresinol reductase 3 produces MGKSRILIIGVTGKLGYHLAIASLDFSHPTFALVRDSAFSDPRKSHKLHSLSTAGATLLKGSLQDEASLVEALKQVDVVICAVSSNQVLDQKLLIPAIKQAGCIKRFIPSEFGLDPDKVQISDMDYNFYSRKAEIRRLVEAEGIPYTCISCNFFMSFLIPSLVQLDLETPPRDKVTIFGDGNTKGVFVKESDVAAFTISAVDDPRTLNKVLYLRPPGNVYSLSELIEIWETKIGKKLEKIYVPEEELLRKIKETPYPDNLKMIFIYSAFIKGDQTYFDIESSGGVDGTKLYPQLKYTTISEYLDTLL; encoded by the exons ATGGGGAAGAGCAGAATACTGATAATCGGAGTGACCGGAAAACTGGGTTACCATTTGGCCATTGCCAGCCTCGATTTCTCCCACCCAACGTTCGCTCTCGTCAGAGACTCCGCCTTCTCTGACCCCAGAAAATCTCACAAGCTTCACTCCCTCTCCACTGCCGGAGCCACACTTCtcaag GGTTCGCTGCAAGATGAAGCGAGCCTGGTGGAGGCGTTAAAGCAAGTGGATGTGGTTATCTGTGCTGTTTCTTCCAATCAAGTTCTCGATCAGAAGCTTCTTATCCCAGCTATTAAACAAGCTGGCTGCATCAAg AGATTCATTCCATCAGAATTTGGATTAGACCCGGATAAGGTTCAAATATCAGACATGGACTACAATTTCTATTCACGTAAAGCTGAAATTCGACGTCTTGTCGAAGCTGAAGGCATTCCCTACACTTGCATCTCCTGCAATTTTTTTATGAGCTTTCTTATTCCTTCACTTGTTCAACTAGACTTAGAGACTCCTCCAAGGGACAAGGTGACCATATTTGGTGATGGAAATACTAAAG GTGTCTTTGTGAAGGAAAGCGATGTTGCTGCCTTCACAATTAGTGCAGTGGACGATCCACGCACGTTGAATAAGGTGTTGTATTTAAGGCCCCCAGGAAATGTATACTCCTTGAGTGAGCTGATTGAGATTTGGGAGACTAAGATTGGGAAGAAACTCGAGAAGATATATGTACCAGAAGAAGAACTTCTTAGGAAAATTAAAG AGACTCCATATCCTGACAACTTGAAGATGATTTTCATATATTCTGCTTTCATAAAGGGGGATCAAACATACTTTGATATCGAGTCTTCAGGTGGTGTTGACGGGACAAAACTGTATCCAcaactgaaatacactacaatcAGCGAATATCTAGACACCCTACTGTAA
- the LOC133882213 gene encoding syntaxin-112-like — translation MNDLMTKSFLSYVDLKKQAMKDLEAEPDIEMGKLDPADEQNLSQFFEEVAGIKADMEEVTNLLLNLQDLNEETKSAHSAKVLRGLRDRINSDMVSVLRKAKNIKARLESLDRSNIVNRKLSEEYKEGSPVDRTRISVTNGLRLKLRDMMNDFQSLREHIVKDHKEGLKRRYYAATGEEPSEEDIQKMILGGGQVNVFEGREDLLIENKERHEALKDIQRSLTELHQVFLDMAVLVETQGEKINDIEENVASAGAYINGGTNGLFHAKQMKNRRGKWACWIGGLVILLLLICLISILAS, via the coding sequence ATGAATGATCTTATGACGAAGTCCTTTCTCAGTTACGTGGACCTCAAGAAACAGGCCATGAAAGATCTTGAAGCTGAGCCAGATATCGAGATGGGAAAACTCGACCCTGCTGATGAACAGAACCTCTCACAGTTTTTCGAAGAAGTGGCTGGAATCAAGGCTGACATGGAAGAGGTCACCAATCTTCTTCTCAACCTTCAAGACCTGAATGAAGAGACCAAGTCTGCTCACAGTGCTAAAGTTCTTCGAGGGCTAAGGGATAGGATTAACTCAGACATGGTCTCCGTTCTTCGAAAAGCAAAAAATATCAAAGCAAGATTGGAGTCGCTTGATCGGTCTAATATTGTTAATCGCAAGTTATCTGAGGAATACAAAGAAGGAAGTCCGGTAGATCGAACGAGGATTTCGGTGACAAATGGTTTGAGACTTAAATTGAGGGATATGATGAATGATTTTCAGTCCTTGAGAGAACATATTGTTAAAGATCACAAAGAGGGTCTAAAGAGGAGATATTATGCTGCCACAGGAGAGGAACCAAGCGAGGAAGATATTCAGAAGATGATTTTGGGAGGTGGGCAGGTCAATGTTTTTGAAGGGAGGGAAGATTTGCTAATAGAGAATAAGGAGCGGCATGAGGCGTTGAAGGATATACAGAGGAGCTTGACAGAGCTCCATCAAGTCTTTCTAGACATGGCTGTGTTAGTGGAAACACAAGGCGAAAAGATCAATGATATTGAGGAGAATGTGGCTAGCGCTGGGGCTTACATAAATGGTGGAACCAATGGACTCTTCCATGCTAAGCAGATGAAGAACAGGAGAGGAAAATGGGCTTGTTGGATAGGTGGTTTGGTGATACTTCTGTTGTTGATATGCCTAATTTCCATCTTAGCCTCTTGA
- the LOC133882132 gene encoding putative pectinesterase 11, with amino-acid sequence MGTGAMKIYNGFAVLLLVEIVVFGSFMAVRTATGLLDMSTSLLVRVDPSGNGDFKKIQDAIDSVPSNNSELVFIWVKPGTYREKVVVPADKPFITLSGTKTSNTIITWGDTGEIIDSATLSVFASDFVGRFLTIQNTFGTSGKAVALRVVGDRAAFYGCRILSYQDTLFDDTGRHYYSRCYIEGATDFICGNAASLFERCHLHSLSKVDGAITAQHRNSPSEDTGFTFLRCKITGVGTALLGRAWGAYSRVVFSLTYMSSVIVPQGWDDWGDQSKHSTVYFGESQCYGPGANVTKRVQWSKSLSNEEVAPLLTMDMIGGPSWLRPTPTHFKRGSTIIPANANGNN; translated from the exons ATGGGTACAGGAGCTATGAAGATTTATAATGGTTTTGCAGTACTTCTCTTGGTTGAAATAGTTGTGTTTGGTTCTTTCATGGCTGTGAGAACTGCCACAGGCCTCCTGGACATGTCAACCTCCCTTCTCGTAAGGGTGGATCCATCGGGCAATGGAGATTTCAAAAAGATACAAGATGCCATCGATTCTGTTCCATCTAATAACTCAGAATTGGTTTTCATTTGGGTTAAACCAGGGACATACAG GGAAAAAGTTGTGGTGCCTGCGGATAAGCCCTTCATAACTTTGAGTGGAACAAAGACCTCTAACACCATCATAACATGGGGAGACACCGGGGAGATCATTGATTCTGCAACACTTTCTGTATTTGCTTCCGACTTTGTTGGAAGATTTCTCACAATTCAG aatacGTTTGGGACATCAGGCAAAGCTGTTGCTCTAAGGGTAGTAGGAGACAGAGCTGCATTCTATGGTTGCAGGATTCTTTCTTATCAAGATACTCTCTTTGATGACACTGGGAGGCATTATTACAGCCGCTGCTATATCGAAGGAGCCACTGATTTCATATGTGGAAATGCTGCTTCTCTATTTGAA AGGTGCCATTTGCATTCACTTTCAAAAGTAGATGGAGCCATTACTGCTCAACATAGGAATTCACCATCGGAGGACACTGGCTTTACCTTCTTGCGTTGCAAGATCACTGGTGTTGGAACTGCTCTTCTTGGAAGAGCGTGGGGTGCTTACTCTAGAGTGGTGTTTTCCCTAACTTACATGTCCAGTGTGATAGTGCCGCAGGGCTGGGATGACTGGGGAGATCAAAGCAAGCACAG CACTGTGTACTTCGGTGAGTCCCAGTGTTATGGTCCTGGAGCCAATGTAACCAAGAGGGTTCAATGGTCAAAGAGTCTATCGAATGAGGAGGTTGCACCCCTCTTGACTATGGACATGATTGGTGGGCCAAGTTGGCTTAGACCTACACCAACTCACTTCAAGAGAGGCTCTACCATTATCCCAGCGAATGCTAATGGAAACAACTAG
- the LOC133882824 gene encoding universal stress protein PHOS32: METVVEDREEYGWRDVKLPVLIPIVPEAEPELERETGERRRGRDILIAVDHGPKSKHAFDWAIIHLCRLADTVHLLHAVSSVNNDAVYNTSQVLMEKLAVEAFEVAMVRTVARIVEGDPRKVICKEAEKLKPAAVVMGTRGRGIVQSVLQGSVSEYCFHHCKSAPVIIVPGKEAGDESLI; the protein is encoded by the exons ATGGAAACGGTTGTGGAGGATCGGGAAGAGTACGGCTGGAGAGACGTCAAGCTGCCTGTTTTGATACCGATAGTGCCAGAGGCGGAGCCAGAGCTGGAAAGAGAGACAGGGGAGAGGAGGCGAGGCCGGGACATACTGATAGCCGTGGATCACGGGCCCAAAAGCAAGCACGCCTTTGATTGGGCCATCATCCACCTCTGCAGGCTCGCTGATACCGTCCATCTCCTCCATGCTGTTTCCA GCGTGAACAACGATGCCGTTTACAACACGAGCCAGGTGCTTATGGAGAAGCTTGCGGTTGAGGCTTTTGAAGTTGCCATG GTGAGGACTGTGGCTCGGATTGTGGAAGGGGATCCTCGTAAGGTAATTTGCAAGGAAGCAGAAAAGTTGAAGCCTGCAGCGGTGGTCATGGGTACCCGAGGCAGAGGCATTGTTCAAAG TGTACTGCAGGGAAGTGTGAGTGAGTATTGCTTCCACCACTGTAAATCAGCACCTGTTATAATTGTTCCCGGGAAAG AAGCTGGAGATGAGTCGTTGATCTAG
- the LOC133881961 gene encoding transcription factor bHLH63-like, whose translation MNRASPEMLHCLNGPGNGTDVTVLERQRARMKWQHQEQQGYFGGSEFGGLFLEPGQVGSFQGLVGGGDTVLGEVVTRSVKPDPGSENGWPQLVNMGFTEFEMNCAISRTSSCPPTVGPPAPEAKGKVPAPAEKMSSAVGRESFKKRKADKMQNAKIVGDLDDSKDKRSKLCAEEGESKIAEQTSVKDNNRETSADTSKENSKASEAQKLDYIHVRARRGQATDSHSLAERVRREKISERMKYLQDLVPGCNKITGKAGMLDEIINYVQSLQRQVEFLSMKLAAVNPRLDFNIEDFFAKEMFPACSTGFPTIGMSSEMTNPAYLQFNPVQQVVACCGLDMGMNTPDMALRRTISTPASIPETYLDTSCFAQLQPSSTWDADAQNLFDLEFHQGRSISFPSQPFTGSVEASNLKMEI comes from the exons ATGAACAGGGCCTCACCGGAGATGTTGCACTGTCTAAATGGGCCGGGGAACGGTACGGACGTGACGGTGCTGGAGAGGCAGAGGGCTCGCATGAAGTGGCAGCACCAAGAGCAGCAGGGGTATTTTGGGGGGAGTGAGTTTGGTGGTTTGTTTTTGGAGCCGGGTCAAGTTGGGAGCTTTCAGGGTTTGGTGGGTGGTGGTGACACGGTGCTCGGGGAGGTGGTGACCCGGTCGGTGAAACCCGACCCGGGTTCGGAAAATGGGTGGCCTCAGTTGGTCAATATGGGGTTTACAGAGTTTGAGATGAATTGTGCCATTTCAAGGACTTCTAGCTGCCCACCCACGGTGGGCCCACCGGCGCCGGAAGCCAAAGGCAAAGTGCCAGCGCCGGCGGAGAAGATGAGTTCTGCGGTTGGGAGAGAGAGCTTCAAGAAGAGGAAGGCAGATAAGATGCAGAACGCCAAG ATTGTTGGGGATTTAGACGATTCCAAAGACAAGAGGAGCAAATTATGCGCAGAAGAGGGGGAATCAAAGATCGCAGAGCAAACCAGCGTCAAAGACAACAACAGAGAGACTTCTGCTGATACTTCAAAGGAGAATTCAAAAGCTTCTGAGGCTCAGAAGCTCGATTATATTCACGTCCGGGCACGCCGCGGCCAGGCCACTGACAGCCACAGCTTAGCCGAGAGA GTGAGGAGGGAAAAGATCAGTGAGAGAATGAAGTATCTACAAGATTTGGTACCAGGTTGTAACAAGATCACGGGGAAAGCTGGAATGCTCGATGAAATCATCAACTATGTGCAATCCCTTCAACGTCAAGTAGAG TTCCTGTCCATGAAACTAGCTGCTGTGAATCCGAGGCTTGACTTTAACATTGAAGACTTCTTTGCAAAAGAG ATGTTTCCTGCTTGCTCAACTGGTTTTCCAACAATTGGAATGTCATCTGAAATGACTAATCCTGCCTATCTTCAGTTTAATCCGGTACAGCAGGTGGTTGCATGTTGTGGGTTGGATATGGGGATGAATACACCTGATATGGCACTTAGACGAACCATCAGTACACCTGCATCGATCCCAGAAACATATCTTGATACATCCTGCTTCGCT CAACTCCAGCCTTCTTCGACCTGGGATGCTGATGCACAAAACCTTTTCGATCTGGAGTTCCATCAAGGAAGATCGATATCCTTTCCATCCCAACCATTTACAG GTTCAGTTGAAGCTAGCAACCTAAAGATGGAGATCTGA